In the genome of Sphingomonas naphthae, one region contains:
- a CDS encoding porin, which yields MTTIRGQMGMTGAALALALSCALPAASADARVPASRLRSVSSVTLTGFGTSSPMAANPRRAALLSRAQLDDGVEGTFRFTPSGNSSSRRAVTVAVRARGQSRDEAARTAMAAIQIAPSAYNLGVAVGWKRFALSGDIARLQGSVLPENRESAEIGLSYSGNRWNTRVELGADRAIGDRPRMLGEDEVYSVGLGGSYSLTRNLELTGGVRYRLQRDRLDTPQLDTLRDSQAVYVGTAFKF from the coding sequence ATGACGACGATTCGCGGGCAGATGGGGATGACGGGAGCGGCGCTGGCGCTTGCTTTGTCGTGCGCCCTGCCGGCGGCGTCCGCCGATGCCCGCGTGCCGGCTTCGCGGCTGCGCTCGGTCTCCTCCGTCACCCTCACCGGCTTCGGCACGTCGAGCCCGATGGCGGCCAATCCGCGCCGCGCGGCGCTGCTCTCGCGCGCGCAGCTGGATGACGGTGTCGAGGGCACGTTCCGCTTCACCCCATCGGGCAATTCCTCCAGCCGCCGCGCCGTGACCGTCGCGGTGCGCGCCCGCGGCCAGAGCCGCGACGAGGCCGCTCGCACGGCGATGGCCGCGATCCAGATCGCGCCGAGCGCCTACAATCTGGGCGTCGCGGTTGGCTGGAAGCGCTTCGCGCTCTCCGGCGACATCGCCCGCCTGCAAGGCAGCGTCCTGCCCGAAAATCGCGAATCGGCCGAAATCGGCCTGAGCTATTCGGGCAACCGCTGGAACACCCGCGTCGAGCTGGGCGCCGATCGCGCCATCGGCGATCGCCCGCGCATGCTGGGCGAGGACGAGGTCTATTCGGTCGGGCTGGGCGGCTCCTATTCGCTCACCCGCAATCTCGAGCTGACCGGCGGCGTCCGCTACCGCCTCCAGCGCGACCGCCTCGATACGCCGCAACTGGATACGCTGCGCGACAGCCAGGCGGTCTATGTGGGCACCGCCTTCAAATTCTGA
- a CDS encoding threonine ammonia-lyase: protein MNAINRQKPAPSTAGVIAAAARLGGVASVTPLLPLPGWPGVWLKAESLQLGGAFKFRGAYNRLVQIAQPDRPRGVVAFSSGNHAQGVARAAAMLRMPAAIVMPADAPAVKRDATAALGAEIIPYDRETESREAIAAALAEARGAVLVPSFDDVDVVEGQGSAGIEAAAQLAALGAGPIGRIVTPCGGGGLASGLALAVPGAEMIVVEPEGWDDMGRSLVAGHIVPVEPGAPATACDALQTTRVADITFGVLQAAGARGLWVSEAEVRAAIRHAFGLGMVVEPGGAVALAAVLAGKVPADGTATMVMLSGSNIDPADHARVMAG, encoded by the coding sequence ATGAATGCGATAAACCGCCAGAAACCGGCCCCTTCCACGGCCGGCGTGATCGCCGCCGCCGCGCGACTTGGCGGCGTCGCCAGCGTCACCCCGCTGCTGCCGCTGCCGGGTTGGCCGGGGGTGTGGCTGAAGGCCGAATCGCTCCAGCTGGGCGGGGCCTTCAAATTCCGGGGCGCCTACAACCGGCTGGTTCAGATCGCGCAGCCCGATCGGCCGCGCGGGGTGGTCGCCTTCTCGTCGGGCAATCATGCGCAGGGCGTCGCGCGGGCGGCGGCGATGCTGCGCATGCCGGCGGCGATCGTGATGCCGGCCGACGCCCCGGCGGTGAAGCGCGACGCCACCGCCGCGCTGGGCGCCGAGATCATCCCCTACGACCGCGAGACCGAAAGCCGCGAGGCGATCGCCGCCGCGCTGGCCGAGGCGCGCGGCGCGGTGCTGGTGCCCTCGTTCGACGATGTCGACGTGGTGGAGGGACAGGGCAGCGCGGGGATCGAGGCGGCGGCGCAGCTGGCGGCCCTGGGCGCGGGGCCGATCGGCCGGATCGTGACGCCCTGCGGCGGCGGCGGGCTGGCTTCCGGCCTCGCGCTGGCGGTCCCGGGGGCCGAGATGATCGTCGTCGAGCCCGAGGGGTGGGACGACATGGGCCGTTCGCTGGTGGCGGGCCATATCGTGCCGGTCGAGCCGGGCGCCCCCGCCACCGCCTGCGACGCGCTCCAGACGACGCGGGTGGCGGACATCACCTTCGGCGTGTTGCAGGCGGCCGGCGCGCGCGGCCTGTGGGTGAGCGAGGCCGAGGTACGGGCGGCGATCCGCCATGCCTTTGGCCTGGGGATGGTGGTGGAGCCCGGCGGCGCGGTGGCGCTGGCGGCGGTGCTGGCGGGCAAGGTGCCGGCGGACGGGACGGCGACGATGGTGATGCTGTCCGGCAGCAATATCGATCCGGCGGATCATGCGCGGGTAATGGCGGGGTGA
- a CDS encoding type III PLP-dependent enzyme: MHKHDSALGVATTPVKIDTALEIARGRPVQPVTLVRPHAARAAARFFVEKFPGRSLYAVKANPSPDLIRILWDSGITHYDVASIAEVRLVAGLLPEATLCFMHPVKAEEAIAEAYFQHNVRTFSLDSIEELEKIVRATKGAEDLTLCVRLRVSSDHSKLSLASKFGVEASESKELLFRARQAADALGICFHVGSQAMSPQAYVQAMGRVRQAIVEAAVTVDVIDVGGGFPSIYPGMVPPPLEAFFDAIHDAFESLPVSYSAELWAEPGRALCAEYASLLVRVERRRGDELYINDGAYGALFDAAHVDWRFPVELVRDGGSSAKTLPFSFYGPTCDDMDRMAGPFHLPADTQAGDFIEIGMLGAYGCAMRTGFNGFTAGEVVEMSDQPMASAYGEVPVERVRPSNVVTL; encoded by the coding sequence TTGCACAAGCACGATAGCGCGCTGGGGGTAGCGACCACCCCCGTCAAGATCGATACCGCTCTTGAGATTGCCCGTGGCCGACCCGTTCAGCCGGTCACGCTCGTTCGCCCGCACGCGGCCCGCGCCGCCGCCCGATTCTTCGTCGAGAAGTTTCCGGGCCGGTCGCTCTATGCCGTGAAGGCGAATCCCTCGCCCGATCTGATCCGCATCCTGTGGGATAGCGGCATCACCCATTATGACGTGGCCTCGATCGCCGAGGTCCGTCTGGTGGCGGGGCTCCTGCCCGAGGCGACCCTGTGCTTCATGCACCCGGTGAAGGCCGAGGAGGCCATCGCCGAGGCCTATTTCCAGCATAACGTCCGCACCTTCTCGCTCGATTCGATCGAGGAGCTGGAAAAGATCGTCCGCGCCACCAAGGGCGCCGAGGATCTCACCTTGTGCGTGCGGCTGCGCGTGTCGTCGGATCATTCCAAGCTCAGCCTGGCCTCCAAGTTCGGCGTCGAGGCATCCGAATCGAAGGAGCTGCTGTTCCGTGCCCGCCAGGCGGCGGACGCGCTCGGCATCTGCTTCCACGTCGGCAGCCAGGCCATGAGCCCGCAGGCCTATGTGCAGGCGATGGGCCGCGTTCGTCAGGCGATCGTCGAGGCGGCCGTCACCGTCGACGTGATCGACGTCGGCGGGGGCTTCCCGTCGATCTATCCGGGCATGGTGCCACCGCCGCTGGAGGCGTTCTTCGACGCGATCCACGATGCGTTCGAGAGCCTGCCGGTCAGCTATTCGGCCGAGCTGTGGGCCGAGCCGGGCCGTGCGTTGTGCGCCGAATATGCCTCGCTGCTGGTCCGCGTCGAGCGGCGCCGGGGCGACGAACTGTACATCAACGACGGCGCCTATGGCGCGCTGTTCGATGCGGCGCACGTCGACTGGCGTTTCCCGGTCGAGCTGGTGCGCGACGGCGGTTCCTCGGCCAAGACGCTGCCGTTCAGCTTCTACGGCCCGACGTGCGACGACATGGATCGCATGGCCGGCCCGTTCCACCTGCCGGCGGATACGCAGGCGGGCGATTTCATCGAGATCGGTATGCTCGGCGCTTATGGTTGCGCGATGCGTACCGGCTTCAACGGCTTCACCGCCGGCGAAGTGGTCGAGATGAGCGACCAGCCGATGGCCTCGGCCTATGGCGAGGTGCCGGTGGAACGCGTCCGCCCGTCGAACGTCGTCACGCTGTAA
- a CDS encoding 1,9-bis(guanidino)-5-aza-nonane synthase, with translation MTEATINDTRKAELLSTQVEHVDITSFDARPIIDAMGKMSFTSRDLARATRIYNDMLADKDCTIFLVIAGSTSAGGCMDAYAELVKNGMVDAIVATGASIVDMDFFEGLGHKHYQANEVPDDDTLRSLLIDRIYDTYIDEEDLQNVDHTIFEIAETLEPKAYSSRAFIREMGKYLVEHGKKENSLVKLAYEHDVPIFCPAFTDSSAGFGLVKHQVDAMKAGKPYLTIDSIADFRELTDIKIKGGTSGLLMIGGGVPKNFIQDTVVCAEILGYDDVEVHKYAVQITVADVRDGACSSSTLQEAASWGKVNTGIEQMVFAEAGSVIPLLASDAYHRGHWKGRAKRAWAKLFA, from the coding sequence ATGACCGAAGCCACCATCAACGACACCCGCAAGGCGGAGCTGCTCTCCACGCAAGTCGAGCATGTCGACATCACCAGCTTCGACGCGCGGCCGATCATCGACGCCATGGGCAAGATGAGCTTCACCAGCCGCGATCTCGCGCGCGCGACCCGCATCTACAACGACATGCTGGCCGACAAGGATTGCACCATCTTCCTCGTCATCGCGGGCTCCACCTCGGCCGGCGGCTGCATGGATGCCTATGCCGAGCTGGTGAAGAACGGCATGGTCGACGCGATCGTCGCCACCGGCGCCTCGATCGTCGACATGGATTTCTTCGAGGGCCTCGGCCACAAGCATTATCAGGCCAACGAGGTGCCGGACGACGATACGCTGCGCTCGCTGCTGATCGACCGCATCTACGACACCTATATCGACGAGGAGGATCTCCAGAACGTCGATCACACGATCTTCGAGATCGCCGAGACGCTGGAGCCCAAGGCCTATTCGAGCCGCGCCTTCATCCGCGAGATGGGCAAATATCTGGTCGAGCATGGCAAGAAGGAAAACAGCCTCGTCAAGCTCGCCTACGAGCATGACGTGCCGATCTTCTGCCCGGCCTTCACCGATTCTTCGGCGGGCTTCGGCCTGGTGAAGCATCAGGTGGATGCGATGAAGGCGGGCAAGCCCTACCTCACGATCGATTCGATCGCGGACTTCCGCGAGCTGACCGACATCAAGATCAAGGGCGGCACCTCGGGCCTGCTGATGATCGGCGGCGGCGTGCCGAAGAACTTCATTCAGGACACCGTCGTCTGCGCCGAGATCCTCGGCTACGATGATGTCGAGGTGCACAAATATGCGGTGCAGATCACCGTCGCCGACGTGCGCGACGGCGCCTGCTCCTCCTCCACGCTTCAGGAAGCGGCGAGCTGGGGTAAGGTGAACACCGGCATCGAGCAGATGGTGTTCGCCGAAGCCGGATCGGTCATCCCGCTGCTGGCGTCCGACGCCTACCACCGCGGCCACTGGAAGGGCCGCGCCAAGCGCGCCTGGGCCAAGCTGTTCGCGTGA
- a CDS encoding SH3 domain-containing protein, giving the protein MARWALRLALAGMLLAAATGATPAQEPRVVPYWASIASGDALMRTGPGANFPAVWRYRRADLPVKVLQIHETWRRVQDPDGVQGWMAAALLSKRRTAIVIGEARPMLAEPESGAKVSWRAEPGVVGRLSDCKDGWCDFDVKGKKGFIRVEGLWGVEPNEAVD; this is encoded by the coding sequence ATGGCGCGATGGGCGCTCAGGCTGGCTCTGGCGGGTATGTTGCTCGCCGCCGCGACGGGGGCGACACCGGCGCAGGAGCCGCGCGTCGTGCCCTATTGGGCGTCGATCGCCTCGGGCGACGCGCTGATGCGCACCGGCCCCGGCGCGAACTTCCCCGCCGTGTGGCGTTATCGCCGCGCCGACCTGCCGGTGAAGGTGCTCCAGATCCACGAGACCTGGCGCCGCGTGCAGGACCCGGACGGGGTGCAGGGCTGGATGGCGGCCGCCCTGCTCTCGAAACGCCGCACCGCGATCGTCATCGGCGAGGCGCGGCCGATGCTGGCCGAGCCGGAAAGCGGCGCGAAGGTCAGCTGGCGCGCGGAACCCGGCGTCGTCGGGCGGCTGTCGGACTGCAAGGACGGCTGGTGCGACTTCGACGTGAAGGGGAAGAAGGGCTTTATTCGCGTCGAGGGCCTGTGGGGCGTGGAGCCCAACGAAGCGGTGGATTGA
- a CDS encoding 2-hydroxyacid dehydrogenase — MADRPASPRVIVTRRLTPSVEARMAELFDTALNPDDHALSADELIAAVAEADVLVPTVTDAIDARVIEAAGPRLKLIANFGNGVDHIDLKAARAKGIIVTNTPGVLTEDTADMAMALILSVPRRLPEGEALARSGTWTGWSPTSMLGRSLQGKTLGILGMGRIGQAVARRARAFGLAIRYHNRHRLPSVVEAELGAVYRADLDQMLAEVDILSSHCPHTPETHRIIDARRLALLGPEGFLINVARGEIVDEAALAAALAAGTIAGAGLDVFAQAPIVPPALLAQPNALLLPHMASATHEARDATGAKVIANIRVWADGHRPPDQVLEGWV, encoded by the coding sequence ATGGCCGATCGACCCGCTTCCCCCCGTGTGATCGTCACCCGCCGGCTGACGCCCTCGGTCGAGGCGCGCATGGCCGAATTGTTCGATACCGCGCTCAACCCGGACGACCATGCGCTGAGCGCCGACGAACTGATCGCGGCGGTGGCGGAAGCCGACGTGCTGGTGCCGACCGTGACCGACGCGATCGACGCGCGCGTGATCGAAGCGGCCGGGCCGCGCCTGAAGCTGATCGCCAATTTCGGCAATGGCGTCGACCATATCGACCTTAAGGCGGCGCGGGCCAAGGGCATCATCGTCACCAACACGCCGGGCGTCTTGACCGAGGACACCGCCGACATGGCGATGGCGCTGATCCTGTCGGTGCCGCGCCGCCTGCCGGAAGGCGAGGCGCTGGCGCGATCGGGCACATGGACGGGCTGGTCGCCCACCTCGATGCTCGGCCGCTCGTTACAGGGCAAGACGCTCGGCATCCTCGGCATGGGCCGCATCGGCCAGGCGGTGGCGCGGCGCGCGCGCGCCTTCGGCCTCGCCATCCGCTATCACAATCGCCACCGGCTTCCCTCGGTGGTGGAGGCCGAACTGGGCGCGGTCTATCGCGCCGATCTCGATCAAATGCTGGCCGAGGTCGATATCCTCTCCAGCCACTGCCCGCATACGCCCGAAACCCACCGCATCATCGATGCGCGCCGGCTGGCGCTGCTCGGGCCGGAGGGCTTCCTCATCAATGTCGCGCGCGGCGAGATCGTCGACGAGGCGGCGCTGGCCGCGGCGCTGGCCGCCGGCACGATCGCCGGCGCCGGGCTCGACGTGTTCGCCCAGGCGCCGATCGTGCCGCCGGCGCTGCTGGCTCAGCCCAATGCCTTGCTGCTGCCGCACATGGCGTCGGCCACGCACGAGGCGCGCGACGCGACCGGCGCGAAGGTGATCGCCAACATCCGCGTATGGGCGGATGGCCACCGCCCCCCCGATCAGGTGCTGGAAGGCTGGGTTTAG
- a CDS encoding AcrB/AcrD/AcrF family protein, with translation MLAKFVDETHWRRWFLAIWIGIACWMLWQRWAAIGWFALPDTDDNMRMMQVRGLLNGQGWYDLRQYRLDPPGGANIHWSRLVDLPIAGLILIGRLFVSGPIAEKFAVAVAPLLALGGGLYALMLAARRLAGPWAFLMAAAILVCANTPLAMWMPLRIDHHGWQLAFLMLMVAGIADPKRTRGGATAGIATAASLAIGLELMPYMALGGGLLMLWWALEGEEAPRLKAYAATLAAGSALGYLLFVSNDNRLPVCDALSPVWLSATLAAGAAAYGVASIGIERRSIRIVALLAVGVVLAGGFALAWPDCLGAPERLPPELKQSWFNNVREAKPIYRHGWRVAVPTAALPIIGALGAIVSAWIARASDRLMPWAAVAILSIAATALLFWQTRAGPAAQFLAVPGATALTLLAFRRASASRHMLVRVTVPVAAYLVCSSLVVWWVVSAIPTEKVSKVRKLVNRANRRCPTLPALRPIAMLPRATIMTFIDLSPRLIVATHHNAIAGPYHRNAQAILDVQHTFRATDPEEARGIIRRHGAGLVLICPGMSESTLYAARARDGFYMQLMRGKVPGWLQPVPLPEKSPFRLWRVLR, from the coding sequence ATGCTGGCGAAGTTCGTGGACGAGACGCACTGGCGCCGCTGGTTCCTCGCCATCTGGATCGGCATCGCCTGCTGGATGCTGTGGCAGAGGTGGGCGGCGATCGGCTGGTTCGCCCTGCCCGATACCGACGACAATATGCGGATGATGCAGGTGCGTGGCCTGCTGAACGGTCAGGGCTGGTATGATCTGCGGCAATATCGCCTCGATCCGCCGGGCGGGGCGAATATCCACTGGTCGCGGCTGGTGGACCTGCCGATCGCCGGGCTGATCCTGATCGGGCGGCTGTTCGTATCGGGGCCGATCGCCGAGAAATTCGCCGTGGCGGTGGCGCCGCTGCTGGCGCTGGGCGGCGGCCTCTACGCGCTGATGCTGGCGGCGCGGCGGCTGGCGGGGCCGTGGGCCTTCCTGATGGCGGCGGCGATCCTCGTCTGCGCCAACACGCCGCTGGCGATGTGGATGCCGCTGCGCATCGATCACCACGGCTGGCAGCTGGCCTTCCTGATGCTGATGGTGGCGGGCATCGCCGATCCCAAACGCACGCGCGGCGGCGCGACCGCCGGCATCGCCACCGCCGCCAGCCTGGCGATCGGGCTGGAGCTGATGCCCTATATGGCGCTCGGCGGCGGGCTGCTGATGCTGTGGTGGGCGCTGGAAGGCGAGGAGGCGCCGCGCCTGAAGGCCTATGCCGCCACCCTCGCGGCGGGCAGCGCGCTGGGGTATCTTCTGTTCGTCTCCAACGACAATCGCCTGCCCGTGTGCGACGCGCTGTCGCCGGTGTGGCTGTCGGCGACGCTGGCGGCGGGGGCTGCGGCTTACGGCGTGGCGAGCATCGGCATCGAGCGGCGATCGATCAGGATCGTGGCGTTGCTGGCGGTGGGCGTGGTGTTGGCGGGCGGCTTCGCGCTGGCCTGGCCCGATTGCCTCGGCGCGCCCGAGCGGCTGCCGCCCGAACTGAAGCAGAGCTGGTTCAACAATGTTCGCGAGGCCAAGCCGATCTATCGCCACGGCTGGCGGGTCGCGGTGCCGACCGCCGCGCTGCCGATCATCGGCGCGCTGGGGGCGATCGTGTCGGCATGGATCGCGCGGGCGTCCGACCGGCTGATGCCGTGGGCGGCGGTGGCGATCCTGTCGATAGCGGCGACCGCGCTGCTGTTCTGGCAGACCCGCGCCGGGCCGGCCGCGCAATTCCTGGCCGTGCCGGGGGCGACCGCGCTCACCCTGCTGGCGTTCCGCCGGGCCAGCGCGTCGCGGCACATGCTGGTGCGGGTGACGGTGCCGGTGGCGGCCTATCTCGTCTGTTCCAGCCTCGTCGTCTGGTGGGTGGTGTCGGCGATCCCGACGGAAAAGGTCAGCAAGGTCCGCAAGCTGGTTAACCGCGCCAACCGCCGGTGCCCGACCCTGCCGGCGCTGCGACCGATCGCGATGCTGCCCAGGGCGACGATCATGACCTTCATCGATCTGAGCCCGCGCCTGATCGTTGCGACGCACCACAATGCCATCGCCGGGCCCTATCACCGCAACGCGCAGGCGATCCTCGACGTGCAGCACACTTTCCGCGCGACCGACCCGGAAGAGGCGCGCGGCATCATCCGCCGCCATGGCGCGGGGCTGGTGCTGATCTGCCCCGGCATGTCCGAATCGACGCTGTACGCGGCGCGCGCGCGGGATGGCTTCTACATGCAACTGATGCGGGGGAAGGTGCCGGGCTGGTTGCAGCCGGTGCCGCTGCCGGAGAAATCGCCGTTCCGGCTGTGGAGAGTGTTGCGTTAG
- a CDS encoding GtrA family protein produces MNGFVDRFAGALRPEQREVLGQLVRYGLTGGFVTTLYTIVYWLVLHVRVPLPPNAHVQAANLAGYLASAISGYFIHSGWSFRGHGSRDSHVRTGSRFFLVSLVSYFLNVFWVWLLVTMIGWSVYSPLFCAWFVTPMLVFWLQRKWVFD; encoded by the coding sequence ATGAACGGGTTCGTGGACAGGTTTGCGGGGGCGCTCCGGCCGGAGCAGCGCGAGGTGCTGGGGCAATTGGTGCGCTACGGGCTCACCGGCGGCTTCGTGACGACGCTCTACACGATCGTCTACTGGCTGGTGCTGCATGTCCGGGTGCCGCTGCCGCCCAACGCGCATGTGCAGGCGGCCAATCTGGCGGGCTATCTGGCGTCGGCGATCAGCGGCTATTTCATCCATTCGGGGTGGAGCTTTCGCGGCCACGGCAGCCGCGACAGCCATGTCCGCACCGGCAGCCGCTTCTTCCTGGTCTCGCTGGTCAGCTATTTCCTCAACGTCTTCTGGGTGTGGCTGCTCGTCACGATGATCGGCTGGAGCGTCTATTCGCCGCTGTTCTGCGCGTGGTTCGTCACGCCGATGCTGGTGTTCTGGCTCCAGCGCAAATGGGTGTTCGACTGA
- a CDS encoding glycosyltransferase family 2 protein: MTTLSVVVPVKDEEEAIGPFVAQVAAVLDGLRDPAGAAERWEILFIDDGSQDATLAAIITANLADPRIRAISLSRNFGKEAALSAGLEHAVGQVVIPIDVDLQDPPEVIAAMLARWREGFEVVYGVRRNRLTDSLPKRMTADLYYRAHNWLSMDKIPEHAGDFRLLDRKVVDVINRMPERNRFMKGLFAWSGFRQTSVEYDRVERKVGQTKFNYWKLWTLAIDGITSASTVPLRVWSYLGAGIALISLLYAGFLLVRTMLFGVDVPGYASMMTAILFLGGMQLLSLGVLGEYVGRLLVEAKHRPIYVVRDEIGAPATDMDAMKMDGA, encoded by the coding sequence ATGACGACCTTGTCGGTGGTGGTGCCGGTGAAGGACGAGGAAGAGGCGATCGGCCCCTTCGTCGCCCAGGTCGCGGCCGTGCTGGATGGCCTGCGCGATCCGGCGGGGGCGGCCGAGCGGTGGGAAATCCTGTTCATCGACGACGGCAGCCAGGATGCCACTTTGGCGGCGATCATCACCGCCAACCTCGCCGATCCGCGCATCCGCGCCATCTCGCTCTCGCGCAATTTCGGCAAGGAAGCGGCGCTTTCGGCCGGTCTCGAGCATGCCGTGGGGCAGGTCGTGATCCCGATCGACGTGGATTTGCAGGATCCGCCGGAGGTGATCGCGGCGATGCTGGCGCGGTGGCGCGAGGGTTTCGAGGTCGTCTACGGCGTGCGCCGCAACCGCCTGACGGATTCGTTGCCCAAGCGCATGACCGCCGATCTTTACTATCGCGCGCACAATTGGCTCTCGATGGACAAGATCCCCGAACATGCCGGCGATTTCCGCCTGCTCGATCGCAAGGTGGTCGACGTCATCAACCGCATGCCCGAGCGCAACCGCTTCATGAAGGGGCTCTTCGCCTGGTCGGGCTTCCGCCAGACCTCGGTCGAATATGACCGGGTCGAGCGCAAGGTGGGGCAGACCAAGTTCAATTACTGGAAGCTGTGGACGCTCGCGATCGACGGCATCACCTCCGCCTCCACGGTTCCTTTACGGGTGTGGAGCTATCTCGGCGCCGGGATCGCGCTGATTTCTTTGCTCTACGCCGGCTTCCTGCTGGTGCGGACGATGCTCTTCGGGGTGGACGTGCCGGGCTATGCCTCGATGATGACGGCGATCCTGTTTCTGGGGGGGATGCAGCTCCTGTCGCTCGGCGTGCTCGGCGAATATGTCGGCCGGCTGCTGGTCGAGGCGAAGCACCGCCCCATCTATGTCGTGCGCGACGAGATCGGCGCGCCGGCAACGGATATGGACGCGATGAAGATGGACGGGGCCTGA
- a CDS encoding class I SAM-dependent methyltransferase, with amino-acid sequence MEREIYDRMAEIDGDHWWFVGRRAIVGQLIDSYAPKGRPLAILEVGCGTGSNIPLLKTYGTVDAIEPDDGARELSTRRTGVAVKGGYLPDGVMLEDGAYDLIVLLDVLEHIPEDRPALAALRRKLKPGGRLLLTVPACPWMWSAHDVAHHHQRRYTLKSLKAVLKGSGFELIHQSHFNSLLFPLIAGIRLLGKITGREGGDDAVPARGVNRLLSRLFGGERYLVDKVSLPFGVSIAAVAGPVTR; translated from the coding sequence ATGGAACGCGAAATCTATGACCGGATGGCCGAGATCGACGGCGACCATTGGTGGTTCGTCGGCCGGCGCGCGATCGTCGGCCAGCTGATCGATAGCTATGCACCCAAGGGCCGGCCGCTTGCCATCCTCGAGGTCGGCTGCGGCACGGGGAGCAACATTCCCCTGCTCAAGACCTATGGCACGGTCGACGCGATCGAGCCGGACGACGGCGCGCGCGAACTTTCCACCCGCCGCACCGGCGTCGCGGTCAAGGGCGGCTATCTGCCGGATGGCGTGATGCTGGAGGATGGCGCCTACGACCTGATCGTCCTGCTCGACGTGCTGGAGCATATCCCCGAGGACCGCCCCGCGCTGGCGGCGCTCCGCCGCAAGCTGAAGCCCGGCGGCCGGCTGCTGCTGACGGTGCCCGCTTGTCCCTGGATGTGGTCCGCGCACGATGTCGCCCACCATCACCAGCGGCGCTACACGTTGAAGTCGCTCAAGGCGGTGCTGAAGGGCAGCGGCTTCGAGCTGATCCACCAGAGCCATTTCAACAGCCTGCTCTTCCCGCTGATCGCCGGCATCCGCCTGCTCGGCAAGATCACGGGGCGCGAGGGTGGCGACGACGCGGTGCCGGCGCGCGGCGTCAACCGGCTCCTCTCGCGCCTGTTCGGCGGCGAGCGTTATCTGGTCGACAAGGTCTCGCTGCCGTTCGGTGTCTCGATCGCGGCGGTGGCGGGGCCGGTCACCCGGTAG